The following nucleotide sequence is from Halomonas chromatireducens.
CGCTGCAGATATGGGTCGAGGAGGAGAACCTCGACAAGACCGACCATGCCATGGCGTCACTGAAGCGGGCCATGACGTGGGATGAAGAGACCTACGGGCGTGAGTACGACCTGGACCTGTTCATGATCGTGGCGGTCAACGACTTCAATATGGGCGCCATGGAGAACAAGGGACTCAACATCTTCAACTCGGCAGCGGTGCTCACCCATCCCCATACCGCCACCGATGCCGCCTTCCAGCGGGTCGAGGGGATCGTTGCCCACGAATACTTCCACAATTGGTCAGGGAACCGGGTGACCTGTCGTGACTGGTTCCAGCTCTCGCTGAAGGAGGGATTCACCGTCTTCCGTGATCAATGCTTCTCTGCCGATGTCAATTCGGCGCCGGTCAAGCGCATCGAGGACGTCTCCTTCTTCCGCACGGCCCAGTTTGCCGAGGATGCCGGGCCTACGGCGCATCCGATACGCCCTGATCATTACATAGAGATCACCAATTTCTACACCCTGACTATTTATGAAAAGGGGGCAGAGGTGGTCCGCATGCTGCGCAATCTGGTGGGCTGGGAAGCTTTTCGCCGCGGCAGTGATCTCTACTTTGGACGCTTCGACGGGCAGGCGGTAACCATCGAGGATTTCGTAGGCTGCATGGCAGAGGCATCGGGGCTTGACCTGTCCCAGTTCATGCGCTGGTACTCTCAGGCCGGGACGCCGGAGATCGATGCCCACGGTGAGTACGACTATGCCAATGCCGAATACCACCTGACCCTGCGCCAGCGTACCCCGGCCACCCCCGGCCAACCTGAGAAAAAGCCGCTGCACATTCCGCTGCGTATGGGCCTGGTAGGTACCAAGAGCGGTCGTGACTTGCCCTTGACGTTGAACGGTGATTCGCTGGGTAGTGATGCGGTGATTCATCTATGTGAAGACGAACAGACGTTCATCTTCACTGACGTTTCCGAGGCGCCGGTGCCCTCCTTGCTGCGCGGCTTCTCTGCGCCGGTTCAGCTGCGCTTCCACTACAGTCGCGAAGACCTGGCATTCCTCATGGCCAGTGACTCCGACGGTTTTAATCGCTGGGATGCCGGCCAGCGACTGGCCATGCTGGCGCTGGATGACTTGATTGCTGCACACCGCAATGGTGTCGAGAAGGTGATGGATCCTCGTGTTGTCGAGGCCTTCCGGGCCCTGCTTGAGCGTGGCGGCGACGACAAGGCGGTGCTTGCCGAGATGTTGACCCTTCCCTCCGAAGCTTATATCGCCGAACAGCAGCCGCTGGTGGATGTGGATGCCATCCATGCGGCGCGCACCTTCGTCAAGCAATCCCTGGCTGTCACCCTTCGCGATGAATTCATGGCGCTTTTCGAGGCGAATCGCTCGGATGCTCCCTATGCTCCCGAACCGGAGCAGATTGGCCAGCGTAGCCTCAAGAACGTTGCCCTTAACTACTTGATGGCGATAGAGGATGAGCAGGGCATCGAATCGGCCCAGGCGCAGTTCCGTGCCGATCACAACATGACCGACGTGCGTCATGCCCTGACCCTGCTCACTCACAGCAGCCGCACGGACCTGGCCGACCCGGCTTTGCGAGCCTTCGGTGAGAAATGGGCGCACGACCCGCTGGTAATGGACCAGTGGTTCAGCATTCAGGTCACCCGCCCTCAGTCGGATGCGCTGGACCGTGTCAGGTACCTGATGGACCATCCGGCCTTCTCATTGAAGAATCCCAACAGGGTGCGTGCCCTGGTCGGAACTTTCGCCAACCAGAACCGCGTCAACTTTCATCGTATCGATGGAGAGGGCTACCGACTGCTCGCCGATGTGGTGATCGAGCTGAATCGACTCAACCCGGAGATCGCCGCACGGCTGATCACTCCGCTGACCCGCTGGCAGCGCTTCGACGAGACCCGCCAGGACTTGATGAAGGGTGAGCTCGAGCGTATTCGCGCCGAGGAGCTCTCGCCGAACGTCTATGAGGTGGTGGAAAAAGCGCTGGCTTGAAGGCCGGCAATCGGTCGCTAAACCTGGCACGAACCACAGCGCCGCCCATGGGGCGGCGCTGCTGTTTCGGGTGGTGCTGTTGCTTCGGGCGGAGAAGGCTCAGTTGATCAGCCAGCTCAACACCGTGACGCCGAGCAGCCCCCAGATCAGGGTCGCCACCAGGCGCCGGCGCAGCAGGGCGCGCAGGCCCAGATAGAGCAGCCACAGGCCGAGAACCAGGATCAACAGGCTCACCAGGGTAGTCGGGACGCCTAGCGAAGCGGAGAGGCCGTGGAAAAATCCACGGGCGGCATCGCCCAGGTTCTGGAAGAAGTGGATCAGCAGATCCACCATGAAACGGATGATCTCGCCGAGTGTCTTGCCCAGCCAGGTAAAGAAATCTTGCATGTGTCGTTCCGGTAGCCTTACTCGATCATGTCGAGAACGGTCCCTACGATATCATCCATGGTGACCAGGCCCACCAACTTGTTGTCATCGAGCACCAGAATCCGCTTCACCACGCTGTCGGTCATCAGGCTGGCGACATGACGCACATCCAGTGACTCGCCGACGCCGATGGCCGGCTTGGCGCAGACGTCATAGACGTTGATCAAGTCGATATCACCGTTCTCGGCGACGATGGTCTTGAGGATATTGGTGTAGGTGATCAGGCCCCAGGCGTCGTGGGGGTCCTGCTGCTCGACGACCAGGCTTTTGAGGTTGTGGCGCTTCATCAACCCCAGGGCGTCGCGAAGGGTGGCGAAGGGCGATACCGTCACCACGTCGCGCATCATGATGTCCTTGACCAGCATCTTGTCACTCCGTCTGTTATTGAATCAGTGGTCGTGTCTGAGCCGCTCTTCGAAGCGCTTGACCTGCGACATGTCGATGCCACCGAGGTGCTCCACGGGCAGCGTCATTACCAAACCCTTGGAGTCATCGCCGGAAGCGTTGAGTACCTGGCGTATGGCCTTAAGTACCTTCAGCGACAGCCCTTTCTCCAGCGTCATCAGCATGATGCTTTGACTGCCCTCGAAGGTCAGGCCGAAGAAGGTCTTCTTGCGCTCCCCACCGATTCCTCGGCCTGACATCAGGGTCATGCCAACGGCACCCGCGTCGGTGGCGGCATCGATGCACTCCTGCTCGAGATCCTCCGGAGCGATGGCAACCAATAGCGAAAACTTCATGTCCTCTTGCCTCCAGACTTGGCCACCCAATCCATGAGGATGGCATAGCTCATAACGGTCACGATAGGGAAGATCGAGGCGAAAGCGATCAGCCCGAAGCCGTCGATCAGTACGTTACGTCCATCGATCTGGCTGGCCAGGCCAATGCCGAGCGCCGTTACCAGGGGCACGGTCACCTCGGAGGTCGTTACGCCTCCCAGGTCGAAGGCCAAAGCCACGATATACCGGGGCGCCAGGGCGGTCAGCAGGATAACCAGCGTATAACCACCGATAATGTAGTGGTGAATGGAGTCGCCGGTGATGATGCGATGTACACCGATGGTAATGCCAATGGCCACGCCGAGTGCCACCAGCAGGCGGATCACGTTGCCCTGGATCTTGCCCGCTGCTGCCTCTTCGGCCTGCTGACCAATGGCGATAAGTGCCGGTTCGGCCATGGTGGTGGCGAAACCGATGCAGAAGGCGAAGAGATAGACCCAGAGCCAGGTATCGAGGGTGACCAATTGGTAGGCCATGCTCTGGCCGATGGGGAAGAGGCCGAGCTTGAGACCCACCACGAAGGCGTAGAGACCGATGATGACCAGGGCGAAGCCAATGCTGACCCTGAGTGGATCGGCAAGTGAACGCTTGAGGACGGCGTATTGGAAGAACAGGATCACCAGAATGATCGGCAGCACGTCGCGCAACATGCTGAAAAGATCGAGCACCATGACCAACAGCCCGGAAGGGGGCTCTGTGTCGCTGCTGGGCGCGACCAGCTCTGCGCTATTGGCGATGCTGCCCGGATCGGCGTAGACCAGGATGCCGTAGAGCTGGACGCTGATCATCGGCACCATCACGGCCAGCGCCACCAGGCCGAAGCCATCGATCAGTGAGCTGCGGCCACGAATGGAGGCCGCGAGGCCAATGCCCAGGGCGGCTATAAGGGGCACAGTGACGATATTGGTGGTCACCCCGCCGGAGTCGTAGGCCAGGCCGACGATTTCTTCGGGCGCGAAGAACGTCACCAAGACGACCAGCATATACCCCACGATCATATACCAGTGCAGGGGGTGGCCCAGAATGATTCGGAACACACCGAGCGCCATCACCAGCCCCACGGAGCCGGCAACGATCAGGCGTAGCGTCAGGGCGTTGATCCGCCCATCGCTGATCTGTGCGGCCTGATCGGCGACAGCGATCAACGCCGGCTCGGCCACCACCGCAGAGAATCCGATGGCAAAGCCGAACAGCATCAGGATCGGCATCGAGCCGCGGCGAGCGAACTGGTTGGCCAGGCGCTTGCCCACCGGGAAGATACTCAGTTCTAGCCCCTGCAGGAACAGCGCGACGCCAACGGCAACGATCAACAGGCCGATCGTCATGCTTAACCCGTTGTCGGGCCATTGCCTCAACAGCAGTGCCTGAAAAAGGACCACCACAATGATAATCGGCAACAGGTTACGCATGGCATGGGCCAGCGCTTTGAGAAAATCCCTGAGTTGCTCTGCCAAGACCGGCTCCCCTGAGCATGTTCCGTTGATACGACAATCGGTCTTGTCGCTGTTAAGCGGGGCGTGGACAGGCTAGCCTGTCATTTCAGATAGTAACATTAGCCTGATTCGATGGATGACTGGCGATGTGCCACGGTCACTGGCGACATGATACGTCTGAGGCCACATTATATCATCGCGTATGGCCTTGTGTGGGAATGCCCGGTTTGTCGTGAATTGATCAGGGTCAAGACTATGTTTTTCGTCCGGAACGAGATCGCGCGCATCGCGCAAAAAGGAGAGGAGCAGCCATGAATGTCTCGTTGATCATCGTGCTGGTGGTGCTGGGCCTGCTGGTCATCTACAGCGTCAGTATTTACAACCGGTTGGTGGCCTTGAAGAACCGCTATCAGAATGCCTTTGCACAGATCGAGGTACAGCTGAAGCGTCGTTACGACCTCATTCCCAATCTGGTGGAGACGGCCAAGGGCTACATGGCCCATGAGCGTGAGACACTCCAGGCTGTCACAGAGGCGCGTAATACGGCCCTGGCGGGCCTAAAGCACGCCGCGGCACAACCCGGAGAGCCGGGAGCCATGGCCGAACTGGCCGGTGCCGAAGGGGCGCTGGGGGCTGCGCTTGGACGCTTCAACATGGTCATGGAGGCATACCCGGATCTCAAGGCATCCGAGAATATGCGCCAGCTCTCCGAGACGCTCACCAGCACCGAGAACCGGGTCGCCTTTGCTCGTCAGGCCTTCAATGACGCGGTCATGCAGTACAACACCTACAAGCAGAGTTTCCCTCCGATCCTGCTGGCAGGTCCGTTGGGGCATCGAGAGGATGCGGCCCTGCTCGAATTCGAGGATAGCGCCGAGATTCAGGCGGCACCCAAGGTCAGCTTCTGACGGGAGTAGGAATGGACTTTTTCGGAGCCCAGGACCAGGCGCGGCGGCTGACGGTACGGCTGGTACTCCTGCTGCTCATGGCGGTGGCCGGTATGGTGGCTGCGGCGGTGCTGATCGTGGCGGTGGCCATGGCACTGCTCGATGGCGGGCAAGCCGGTGCCGATCCCCTGGCGCGTGCGTTCGACCCGGTGTTGCTTGGCAGTGTCGCCCTTGGGGTTGTGGCAGTGGTGGCTGTCGGAAGCCTGATGCGCCACCGGCAGCTCCGGGGCGGCGGCTCTGCGGTTGCCGAAGCGTTGGGGGGACGCCTGATCAATGCGAATACCCATGACACCGACGAGCAACGACTGCTCAATGTGGTGGAGGAGATGGCCATCGCCTCTGGCATGCCCGTGCCGGCGGTCTATGTGCTGGAAGAGTCCGCCATCAACGCCTTTGCCGCGGGCCACGCGCCCCACGATGCCGCCATCGGTGTCACCCGTGGCGCTATCCAGTCACTCGATCGAGACGAGCTCCAGGGTGTCATAGCCCATGAATTCAGCCATATCCTGCACGGCGACATGCGCCTCAACATGCGCCTCGTCGCGCTACTCTACGGTATTCTGGTGATTGGCCTGGTCGGCCGCATGCTGCTGCGGGGCATGGTCGGTCGGCGTGCGGTGCGCAGCTCGCGTCGCGGTAACGGCCAGGCAGTAATGCTGGGTGCGGGCATTGCTCTGATGGCAGTGGGCTACGTGGGAACGCTCTGCGGCAATCTCATCAAAGCTGCCGTCAGCCGGCAGCGCGAGTTCCTGGCGGATGCCAGCGCGGTGCAGTACACCCGCAATCCGGCAGGCCTGGCGCGGGCACTGAAGCGCCTGGCGGCCCACTCCCATGGCTCCGAGCTGCGGGCCACTCAGGCAGCCGAGTTCAGTCATCTCTATTTCGGTCGCGGCCTGCGCGGCCTGAGCGGGCTCACCGCCACCCACCCGCCGCTGACTACGCGTATCGAGCGACTAGAGCCCGATTGGGATGGAAACCTCCCGGAGCCGCGGCCGGTCAGTGACGATCCGGCAGCCGAAAGGCGTGAACCCGGCGATATGCCGTCGACTGCCGGGCTGGCGGGTCTAGCCGCCGTTGATACCCTGTCGTCTCGGCCCACGACGACGCACTCTGCCGGTACGCATGGCCTTTCGCAGCGGGTCGGGCAGCCCGGCCCGGCGGATATCCTGCGTGCACGCCAGACCTTGGATGGGCTGGACGACCGCCTGCTGGAGGCTGCCCATGAGCCCTATGCCGCCCGGGCGTTGGTCTACGGCATATTGATGGGCGTTGATCCATCCAGCCGCCAGCGCCAGCGTCAGGCGCTGGTGGACCAGGCGCTACCAGAGGTGCTGGTGGAGCTGGACCGCCTGGCTCCTCCGCTGGCGGCCATGACCCCTGGCCAGCGGCTGGCGCTGATCGAACTGGCTTTACCGGTACTGCGCCAGCTGACCACGGCTCAGTTCGCCGGCTTCCGGACCTGCCTTGCCCGGCTGATGGCCGAGGAGACGCACCCCGGTGCCCTGCAGTGGGCGCTGCATCGTATCGTGCTTGTGGGAATCGAAGGGCCACGTTACCGTCGACACCGTCATCTTCAGCTGGCTGCGCTGGAGGCTCCCATTGCACGTTTGCTGTCGAGCCTGGCCAAGGCGGGGGATGTGGAAGAGGCTGAGGCCAGGGAGGCTTTTCAGTCCGCTCTTCAGGCGTTGCCGATCGCGCCAGCTTACATGGACCGGTTGGCGGGTCCGGCGGAGCTGGATCAGGCAGTGGAAAAGCTGCTGCAGTTGCCGGACGACGACAAGATTCTGCTGCTGGATGCCATGGCGCGCTGCGTGTTCCACGACGGTCGTATTGCGCCGCCTGAGGCTGAGATGTTGCGGGCGGTTGCCTGGTCAATGGGCTGCCCATTGCCGGCGACAGCCGCTGATTGATACCTGGCTCTACCCGCTGAAAAGGGATCGTTTTGTCGATGCGCTGTCCAACCTATTATCACAGGGCACGTGCTCTCGACTTGCAGGTTCGTCAGGGCTTTGCTGCAATGGATCTCTTTTCCTGACGGCCTCACATTGACTGGAGATACTTGAATGGCGAAGACCCCCTGGAAGCTTGCCGCGGTAGGGCTGACCCTTGCGCTGGGCCTGGCTGGCTGTGGCGATACGGAAGACGAGGCCGGGGCACCCGAGGTCGAGGAGACGGAGATTCCCGCGGGCGAGACACTGGAAGATACCATGCCCGACGATACGGAAGCGGCGACCGAAGAGGCGCCCGTGACAGAGGAAGAGGCCACACCGGAGGACGCTGCTCCCATAGAGCCGGGCGACGACATAGAAGCGGATGCCGAGACGTTGGGTGAATCACCGGCTGCAACCTTGGATGAAGGGGGCGCCCTGCCGGGTGAGCCTACCAGCTCGGATATCGATGCCATCCTGGAGGACACCGAGCGTCGCTTCGAGGAGGCACAGCGGCGTATTGATGAACAGTATGAAGAGGTTGAGCGAGATTCGCCGGCACTGGAGCCGATGGAAGAGTCGACGGACTTTCGCTCGACGATCGAACCCATGCAGGACGATGATACCGGCGACTCCCCTTCGGCCATCGACGAGGAAGCGGAGCGGCGAGGCGAAACGACGCAGTCGGATATCGATGCCATGCTGGAGGAAACCGAGCGTCGCTTCGAGGAAGCGCGGCGCCAACTCGACGAACAGTTCGAAGAAGCCGAGCGGCGCGACCCGCAGAGTGAAGCGCCTCAGTTCGACATCGAGGATTGAGGGCCCGTGCTGCGTCATGCCATGAAAAAGGCCCGCCGTCAGGCGGGCCTTTCGTCTGGGGGGCCAGTCTTCAAGCAGAAGCCAGGCCAATGCGCCTGCCGAAGCAGTACCTCAGTCGGCGAGCTTGATGTTGGAGGCCTGAAGGCCCTTCTTGCCCTGGGTGACCTCGAAGGTAACCTTTTGGCCATCCTGCAGGGTCTTGAAGCCGTCAGCCTGAATCTCGGAGAAGTGGGCGAACAGGTCGTCACCACCGTCGTCCGGAGAGATGAAGCCATAGCCCTTGGTATCGTTGAACCACTTGACAGTGCCAGTTGCCATTGTCGATTTCCTTACTTACTGATTGATCGTGCAGGGCACTCGGCAGTACCGGAGGCCCGAAGTGCGTGGGCAAGGCGAGAAAAGTGCGCTTCGGGTCTATCGACAGTTCGACATACTGTTAACGACTTCCCACTTGCTTTCCGACGCAACGGATAATGCATGAGTGGCGAACCACCATGCCCGCCCAAACAACTTTAGATAGAAATAATCGGAGCGTCCAGCGAATCCCGAGCATGAAATATGCCATACCGAGTCTGTCCTTGAGCCGACCCATGCCTGCCTGCGAGGCGCTACGCACCAGATCGAAAAGCTGGCTGCAGGGAGGCCGCCGGCACCGCGTAGCCAACCGGTGCGGTTCTCTGACGACCACGGCAAAGCCGCAGCCATGCTACCCGGAACGTGTTGTCCCGATCGAGGCATTGAGTGCCAGGTGTTGGTTTGTAAGGCGATGGCGTAGAATCGCCCCGTTGCCCGATCCCGGGTAATGCATCGGCAGGGAGCGCTCGAGCCATGTTGTGGGATGCCCAGTTCTGGCCATTTGTGGTTGCCATTACTCTGCTGACTCTCAGCCCCGGGGTGGATACTTTACTGGTGATCCGCAACACGGCTCGCGGTGGCGTGCGTGATGGTGTGCTGAC
It contains:
- a CDS encoding LemA family protein → MNVSLIIVLVVLGLLVIYSVSIYNRLVALKNRYQNAFAQIEVQLKRRYDLIPNLVETAKGYMAHERETLQAVTEARNTALAGLKHAAAQPGEPGAMAELAGAEGALGAALGRFNMVMEAYPDLKASENMRQLSETLTSTENRVAFARQAFNDAVMQYNTYKQSFPPILLAGPLGHREDAALLEFEDSAEIQAAPKVSF
- a CDS encoding M48 family metallopeptidase — encoded protein: MDFFGAQDQARRLTVRLVLLLLMAVAGMVAAAVLIVAVAMALLDGGQAGADPLARAFDPVLLGSVALGVVAVVAVGSLMRHRQLRGGGSAVAEALGGRLINANTHDTDEQRLLNVVEEMAIASGMPVPAVYVLEESAINAFAAGHAPHDAAIGVTRGAIQSLDRDELQGVIAHEFSHILHGDMRLNMRLVALLYGILVIGLVGRMLLRGMVGRRAVRSSRRGNGQAVMLGAGIALMAVGYVGTLCGNLIKAAVSRQREFLADASAVQYTRNPAGLARALKRLAAHSHGSELRATQAAEFSHLYFGRGLRGLSGLTATHPPLTTRIERLEPDWDGNLPEPRPVSDDPAAERREPGDMPSTAGLAGLAAVDTLSSRPTTTHSAGTHGLSQRVGQPGPADILRARQTLDGLDDRLLEAAHEPYAARALVYGILMGVDPSSRQRQRQALVDQALPEVLVELDRLAPPLAAMTPGQRLALIELALPVLRQLTTAQFAGFRTCLARLMAEETHPGALQWALHRIVLVGIEGPRYRRHRHLQLAALEAPIARLLSSLAKAGDVEEAEAREAFQSALQALPIAPAYMDRLAGPAELDQAVEKLLQLPDDDKILLLDAMARCVFHDGRIAPPEAEMLRAVAWSMGCPLPATAAD
- a CDS encoding P-II family nitrogen regulator, whose amino-acid sequence is MKFSLLVAIAPEDLEQECIDAATDAGAVGMTLMSGRGIGGERKKTFFGLTFEGSQSIMLMTLEKGLSLKVLKAIRQVLNASGDDSKGLVMTLPVEHLGGIDMSQVKRFEERLRHDH
- a CDS encoding DUF1538 domain-containing protein, which codes for MAEQLRDFLKALAHAMRNLLPIIIVVVLFQALLLRQWPDNGLSMTIGLLIVAVGVALFLQGLELSIFPVGKRLANQFARRGSMPILMLFGFAIGFSAVVAEPALIAVADQAAQISDGRINALTLRLIVAGSVGLVMALGVFRIILGHPLHWYMIVGYMLVVLVTFFAPEEIVGLAYDSGGVTTNIVTVPLIAALGIGLAASIRGRSSLIDGFGLVALAVMVPMISVQLYGILVYADPGSIANSAELVAPSSDTEPPSGLLVMVLDLFSMLRDVLPIILVILFFQYAVLKRSLADPLRVSIGFALVIIGLYAFVVGLKLGLFPIGQSMAYQLVTLDTWLWVYLFAFCIGFATTMAEPALIAIGQQAEEAAAGKIQGNVIRLLVALGVAIGITIGVHRIITGDSIHHYIIGGYTLVILLTALAPRYIVALAFDLGGVTTSEVTVPLVTALGIGLASQIDGRNVLIDGFGLIAFASIFPIVTVMSYAILMDWVAKSGGKRT
- a CDS encoding cold-shock protein: MATGTVKWFNDTKGYGFISPDDGGDDLFAHFSEIQADGFKTLQDGQKVTFEVTQGKKGLQASNIKLAD
- the pepN gene encoding aminopeptidase N, giving the protein MSEPKPTYLSDYRPPAYRATHTELTFDLKPDATRVKARLHLERHPEREAGAALELDGEQLVLKSIAIDGQPLEQDEYALTATGLIVHRVPERFLLDTEVEIAPQENTALEGLYLSNGMYCTQCEAEGFRRITYYLDRPDVMATFSTTVIGDATREPVLLSNGNPVERGELPSGRHFVTWEDPHPKPCYLFALVAGDLQKVEDSFTTMSGREVALQIWVEEENLDKTDHAMASLKRAMTWDEETYGREYDLDLFMIVAVNDFNMGAMENKGLNIFNSAAVLTHPHTATDAAFQRVEGIVAHEYFHNWSGNRVTCRDWFQLSLKEGFTVFRDQCFSADVNSAPVKRIEDVSFFRTAQFAEDAGPTAHPIRPDHYIEITNFYTLTIYEKGAEVVRMLRNLVGWEAFRRGSDLYFGRFDGQAVTIEDFVGCMAEASGLDLSQFMRWYSQAGTPEIDAHGEYDYANAEYHLTLRQRTPATPGQPEKKPLHIPLRMGLVGTKSGRDLPLTLNGDSLGSDAVIHLCEDEQTFIFTDVSEAPVPSLLRGFSAPVQLRFHYSREDLAFLMASDSDGFNRWDAGQRLAMLALDDLIAAHRNGVEKVMDPRVVEAFRALLERGGDDKAVLAEMLTLPSEAYIAEQQPLVDVDAIHAARTFVKQSLAVTLRDEFMALFEANRSDAPYAPEPEQIGQRSLKNVALNYLMAIEDEQGIESAQAQFRADHNMTDVRHALTLLTHSSRTDLADPALRAFGEKWAHDPLVMDQWFSIQVTRPQSDALDRVRYLMDHPAFSLKNPNRVRALVGTFANQNRVNFHRIDGEGYRLLADVVIELNRLNPEIAARLITPLTRWQRFDETRQDLMKGELERIRAEELSPNVYEVVEKALA
- a CDS encoding CBS domain-containing protein codes for the protein MLVKDIMMRDVVTVSPFATLRDALGLMKRHNLKSLVVEQQDPHDAWGLITYTNILKTIVAENGDIDLINVYDVCAKPAIGVGESLDVRHVASLMTDSVVKRILVLDDNKLVGLVTMDDIVGTVLDMIE